Within Deltaproteobacteria bacterium, the genomic segment TTTAACCTGCCATGTCTATAAGTTCTTTGGGAAGGATTTTGGCAAATACCATCGGGGCAATGGCATCCAATCCAAGGCCTACCTTGTAAATGTGAGAAGTATTCTTTCCACGTTGAATGCTTTTGTAGAAGGGAACAAGGAGAATATTTCATGAAAGCCAGCTCCGGGGAAATCGGCTCTCAACCTATTCCATCAATTTCTTACTGTTGAGTGGTGGCTCAAACAGATGAACAAACCGCTCTCGTATCTTGTGGTCGATTTTTCTTGACGTACTACTTTCCATCTTTGTATATTCAATCCATCCCAAAGCGAATTCTTGTCAATATCAGTAGAAGAGGTTCCCCATTGGAGCATTGAAGTTCTGATCAATGTGCAAGAAAACAAAGACGAACAAAGAAGGAAGAAAAACCCCAGGAGCAACCCGTGCCATTCGAGACAGTTAATCATCTCCAGGTTTATTATGAGGTTCATGGTGAAGGTGAAGTCATTATCCTCATGCACCATGGTTTTGGCTGCACCAAGATTTGGAACAACATCTATCCGTCCTTTGTAGCTGAAGGTTACAGAGTAGTAATATTTGACCGCCGGGGCTTTGGGCGATCGGAACGGGGGAATGATTTTCTGGATTTTTATGAAAGTGGTCGTTATCGGCCGGAAAGCGTGGAAGAGCTTCGGATAATAAAAGAAAGATTGGGCATCAAAGAATGCCATTTAGTTGGACAGTGCGAAGGCGGTGTCGTGGGGGTTGACTATTCCATTAAATATCCCCAGGAGGTTAAAACCCTGACTGTTGCCAGCACCCAATGTTATAGCGAGGTTCCCATGACTGAGCTCAACAGGGCCCGGCTTGTAAACAAATTTGCTGATCTGGAACCCTGGCTGAAGGCCAAGTTGATTGATTGGCACGGGGCGGCGGCAGAGAGTAATTATAATCAATTTGCCAAGCATGGCGGCGCTTACGGATCAAACCATTTTGATCTACGGCCTATCCTGCCATTGGTGTACTGCCCTACCCTGGTGCTCTATCCCGATCGCAGCTCCATCTTTGACGTGGAACAATCAACTACTTTTTACCGACACCTTCCACGGGGCGAGTTGGCTATCTTCCCCAAATGCGGCCACAACACCTATGAGCAACGACCGGAGGATTATACCCGCACCGTC encodes:
- a CDS encoding alpha/beta hydrolase; protein product: MPFETVNHLQVYYEVHGEGEVIILMHHGFGCTKIWNNIYPSFVAEGYRVVIFDRRGFGRSERGNDFLDFYESGRYRPESVEELRIIKERLGIKECHLVGQCEGGVVGVDYSIKYPQEVKTLTVASTQCYSEVPMTELNRARLVNKFADLEPWLKAKLIDWHGAAAESNYNQFAKHGGAYGSNHFDLRPILPLVYCPTLVLYPDRSSIFDVEQSTTFYRHLPRGELAIFPKCGHNTYEQRPEDYTRTVLDFLRRTKKGEQDQMARPAMTCLA